A window of Bombyx mori chromosome 2, ASM3026992v2 contains these coding sequences:
- the LOC101737415 gene encoding KAT8 regulatory NSL complex subunit 2 isoform X2, with translation MTSQPRKLIHLPKVRMLSSGGPTKSGIRITNVRTIKPPDPEHVKKQEEEKLRAQVQKEIASRCRSCAYKGYECLQPVLSGRQYCYRHVLRDPTAPYRQCVHNYANGERCTLPAPMDTNDPRDPGLCFEHARAALALRQRQAAPPPPLPTTETLLHQLSHYIQAERPRTTSCASSVSVVSDPSEPEQSSPTVLDPFKQIDARSVNASYSASIQEYCSASDSDGDSVKLGENGECSSGDDELAPVEELPLWRAGVYTAEETVSEARNALKLLQMAYVNQMGRLRVLLQMSRAKYVKALKAEKEHYCSINTQTRNGPPTARERRQLRKLKAFASYHKKHGVDAVLGRKLHHKRAKVNDPHPSRPVPSTCRCTFSEGGVRCPAQALPAAKHCLKHILHDRHQALYIACGVCECAEVLPLAPLPSSVCRYHTQPPPYTVFAPKRDETESESESNSSSDESRTEAAESEVHTDAQDSLR, from the exons ATGACGTCACAACCTCGTAAATTAATTCACCTGCCCAAAGTCAGGATGCTCAGTAGTGGGGGACCAACAAAATCCGGTATCCGGATAACAAATGTGAGGACTATAAAGCCTCCAGACCCGGAACACGTGAAGAAACAGGAAGAGGAGAAACTGAGGGCtcag gtCCAAAAGGAGATCGCCTCGCGGTGTCGCTCGTGCGCGTACAAGGGCTACGAATGCTTGCAGCCCGTGCTGTCTGGTCGGCAGTACTGCTACAGACATGTGCTCCGCGACCCGACCGCCCCCTACAGGCAGTGCGTGCACAACTATGCCAACGGGGAGAGGTGTACGTTGCCGGCACCCATGGACACTAATGATCCCCGGGACCCTGG GTTGTGTTTCGAGCACGCCCGCGCCGCCCTCGCCCTCCGCCAGCGCCAGGCCGCGCCCCCTCCGCCCCTCCCCACCACCGAGACGCTGCTCCACCAGCTCAGCCACTACATACA AGCAGAGAGGCCCCGCACGACGTCATGTGCGTCTTCAGTGTCCGTTGTAAGCGACCCATCGGAACCAGAACAGTCTTCTCCGACAGTACTAGATCCATTCA aACAAATAGACGCGAGGTCGGTGAATGCATCGTACTCAGCGTCCATACAAGAGTACTGCAGTGCCTCTGACAGTGACGGTGACAGTGTCAAGCTGGGGGAAAACGGGGAATGTAGCTCGGGGGACGATGAACTCGCACCTGTTGAAGAGCTACCATTATG GCGTGCCGGTGTGTACACCGCCGAAGAAACTGTAAGTGAAGCGAGAAATGCACTAAAACTATTGCAAATGGCGTACGTCAATCAAATGGGGCGTCTCCGGGTGCTGCTACAGATGTCCCGGGCTAAATACGTGAAGGCTCTCAAGGCTGAGAAGGAACACTACT GCAGTATAAACACGCAAACCCGCAACGGTCCGCCCACGGCTCGCGAGAGGAGGCAACTGCGGAAACTGAAGGCCTTTGCTTCATATCACAAGAAACACGGTGTGGATGCTGTGCTCGGCAGGAAGCTACATCATAAGAGAGCCAAA GTCAACGACCCACACCCATCCCGGCCGGTGCCGTCCACGTGTCGCTGCACGTTCTCCGAGGGCGGCGTGCGGTGCCCCGCGCAGGCGCTGCCGGCCGCCAAGCACTGCCTCAAGCATATACTGCACGACAGACATCAA GCGCTGTACATAGCGTGCGGCGTGTGCGAGTGCGCCGAGGTGTTGCCCCTGGCCCCGCTGCCCTCCTCCGTGTGTCGCTACCACACGCAGCCGCCGCCCTACACGGTCTTCGCACCCAAG agAGATGAGACAGAGAGCGAGTCAGAATCAAACTCCTCATCGGACGAGTCACGAACAGAAGCAGCCGAATCAGAAGTACACACGGATGCACAGGACTCACTGCGGTGA
- the LOC101737415 gene encoding KAT8 regulatory NSL complex subunit 2 isoform X1 → MFPFGREYANTLNAHNIKISELSSSVMTSQPRKLIHLPKVRMLSSGGPTKSGIRITNVRTIKPPDPEHVKKQEEEKLRAQVQKEIASRCRSCAYKGYECLQPVLSGRQYCYRHVLRDPTAPYRQCVHNYANGERCTLPAPMDTNDPRDPGLCFEHARAALALRQRQAAPPPPLPTTETLLHQLSHYIQAERPRTTSCASSVSVVSDPSEPEQSSPTVLDPFKQIDARSVNASYSASIQEYCSASDSDGDSVKLGENGECSSGDDELAPVEELPLWRAGVYTAEETVSEARNALKLLQMAYVNQMGRLRVLLQMSRAKYVKALKAEKEHYCSINTQTRNGPPTARERRQLRKLKAFASYHKKHGVDAVLGRKLHHKRAKVNDPHPSRPVPSTCRCTFSEGGVRCPAQALPAAKHCLKHILHDRHQALYIACGVCECAEVLPLAPLPSSVCRYHTQPPPYTVFAPKRDETESESESNSSSDESRTEAAESEVHTDAQDSLR, encoded by the exons TTTCCTCGTCCGTTATGACGTCACAACCTCGTAAATTAATTCACCTGCCCAAAGTCAGGATGCTCAGTAGTGGGGGACCAACAAAATCCGGTATCCGGATAACAAATGTGAGGACTATAAAGCCTCCAGACCCGGAACACGTGAAGAAACAGGAAGAGGAGAAACTGAGGGCtcag gtCCAAAAGGAGATCGCCTCGCGGTGTCGCTCGTGCGCGTACAAGGGCTACGAATGCTTGCAGCCCGTGCTGTCTGGTCGGCAGTACTGCTACAGACATGTGCTCCGCGACCCGACCGCCCCCTACAGGCAGTGCGTGCACAACTATGCCAACGGGGAGAGGTGTACGTTGCCGGCACCCATGGACACTAATGATCCCCGGGACCCTGG GTTGTGTTTCGAGCACGCCCGCGCCGCCCTCGCCCTCCGCCAGCGCCAGGCCGCGCCCCCTCCGCCCCTCCCCACCACCGAGACGCTGCTCCACCAGCTCAGCCACTACATACA AGCAGAGAGGCCCCGCACGACGTCATGTGCGTCTTCAGTGTCCGTTGTAAGCGACCCATCGGAACCAGAACAGTCTTCTCCGACAGTACTAGATCCATTCA aACAAATAGACGCGAGGTCGGTGAATGCATCGTACTCAGCGTCCATACAAGAGTACTGCAGTGCCTCTGACAGTGACGGTGACAGTGTCAAGCTGGGGGAAAACGGGGAATGTAGCTCGGGGGACGATGAACTCGCACCTGTTGAAGAGCTACCATTATG GCGTGCCGGTGTGTACACCGCCGAAGAAACTGTAAGTGAAGCGAGAAATGCACTAAAACTATTGCAAATGGCGTACGTCAATCAAATGGGGCGTCTCCGGGTGCTGCTACAGATGTCCCGGGCTAAATACGTGAAGGCTCTCAAGGCTGAGAAGGAACACTACT GCAGTATAAACACGCAAACCCGCAACGGTCCGCCCACGGCTCGCGAGAGGAGGCAACTGCGGAAACTGAAGGCCTTTGCTTCATATCACAAGAAACACGGTGTGGATGCTGTGCTCGGCAGGAAGCTACATCATAAGAGAGCCAAA GTCAACGACCCACACCCATCCCGGCCGGTGCCGTCCACGTGTCGCTGCACGTTCTCCGAGGGCGGCGTGCGGTGCCCCGCGCAGGCGCTGCCGGCCGCCAAGCACTGCCTCAAGCATATACTGCACGACAGACATCAA GCGCTGTACATAGCGTGCGGCGTGTGCGAGTGCGCCGAGGTGTTGCCCCTGGCCCCGCTGCCCTCCTCCGTGTGTCGCTACCACACGCAGCCGCCGCCCTACACGGTCTTCGCACCCAAG agAGATGAGACAGAGAGCGAGTCAGAATCAAACTCCTCATCGGACGAGTCACGAACAGAAGCAGCCGAATCAGAAGTACACACGGATGCACAGGACTCACTGCGGTGA
- the LOC101735441 gene encoding uncharacterized protein LOC101735441, with translation MSKLSFRARALDASKPMPIYLAEELPDLPDYSAINRAVPQMPSGMEKEEESEHHLQRAISGSGLIIPTPEVCQVIDLEFYERCYPPDYKMPKQHIHMQPLWEEQETPEYDIDTEDERWLKQQRHPELTELKFEQMMDKLEKCSGQTVVTLSEAKLLLERNDDLVIAVYDYWLNKRLNTQHPLVLSVKTEHRPGQSSNNPYLAFRRRTEKMQTRKNRKNDESSYEKMLKLRRDLARALSLLELVARRERAKRELVRLTALVADRRYAAGDFANLVPDPPRSAYTAVPLAPSNFRRETYCVPHYPPRAPAAPADQPRQREKRPYKRRKHRHQAAAAHPVRESGVYTSSEEEASTRADTASPPDDGPFAFRRKPGCYYEMPTSTLCGDPVDPENPRDGLFEHEVDERYRYTLTSLQTGACIGFARRRQARGGRTALDRLHTPLHRLLTALPYRFLHAASHRARATEEMELETKAHRTPKVLTRDYETSGKYPWRRAFRKHLAKNADLWICPVKPGHDDVTPPADLKLVKADLEGLDEVKPADVQSDISDSARTIDGVVRENLRNEMRKRAHSTSSDSSYDSDQSLYPVEREFESFINEVNADWLHFRPKTPPPSSPVSERHEEQFPLSLDTAISVELRAAGPPPPDAPDAFVTADFTLRGLAHASRHDLTGLTETQMQSILLETDLKVLPDEETTSIEQRRSSSGKTDSFGSSSITVSSTSKERIYVEMKEVPRPPSPSPSPPPAPVRSAAPALAPLPAPSPNPPPSPAPRSDRKLDPKPEPAPVPTHHIIVEEVNEVPIKMEKKPKKEPHNNAVEELQYPHGVQLKTVQTKHSPLKKHIITAQRRPSELAAASVNAGVVTSAGVSVASAATSAPGQQDAPAPQILTVAVSDSLKVRLQNHIVPGQAGVLVQNGPYSQVAVALPVQSVHTVQAARDSGVSSVSSGRRVGGGLVQLGAHKVVGGQPAPLVVTHAHSPGKLKVLHAHSLTHEQRAQLLAHSRAQPLPAVVSLAALHDKRPAPAVAQLFEIKGGQLVNVVRPAPPDKKRQYVTGLSVDGRQIVRAPLQLRRAQLPPQRTVVANVLHKAVLPKPGQKIAISAPARPALAFTAAHLKGRHARLLHPCLVNDSSAASAAASSASPAATPLAPLAPAAPADGDRRTADTLPMEVT, from the exons CGCTGTGGGAGGAACAAGAAACGCCGGAGTACGACATCGACACGGAGGACGAGAGGTGGCTGAAACAGCAGAGGCACCCAGAGCTCACAG AGCTGAAGTTCGAACAAATGATGGACAAGCTCGAAAAGTGCTCGGGACAAACCGTAGTCACGCTGAGCGAGGCGAAACTACTCCTGGAGCGGAATGATGATCTGGTCATCGCGGTGTACGACTACTGGTTGAACAAAAGGCTGAACACG CAACATCCCCTCGTGTTATCGGTGAAGACGGAGCACCGGCCCGGCCAGTCGTCGAACAATCCTTACTTGGCGTTCAGAAGACGGACTGAAAAGATGCAGACCAGGAAAAACAG GAAAAACGACGAGAGCTCGTACGAGAAGATGCTGAAGCTGCGTCGCGACCTGGCGCGCGCGCTGAGCCTCCTCGAGCTGGTGGCGCGGCGCGAGCGGGCCAAGCGCGAGTTGGTCCGCCTCACCGCGCTCGTCGCCGACCGGAGATACGCCGCCGGGGACTTCGCCAACCTCGTGCCGGACCCGCCCAG GTCCGCATACACCGCCGTGCCGCTGGCGCCGAGCAACTTCCGCCGCGAGACGTACTGCGTCCCGCACTACCCGCCCCGCGCGCCCGCCGCCCCCGCCGACCAGCCCAGACAG CGCGAGAAGCGGCCCTACAAGAGACGGAAACACCGACATCAAGCCGCCGCTGCGCATCCGGTGCGAG AGTCCGGTGTGTACACGTCTTCTGAAGAGGAGGCCAGCACCCGCGCCGACACCGCTTCGCCTCCAGACGATGGACCCTTCGCCTTCCGACGGAAACCTGGCTGCTACTACGAGATG CCTACGTCTACGTTGTGCGGTGACCCTGTGGACCCGGAGAACCCCAGAGACGGCCTGTTCGAGCATGAAGTGGACGAGCGCTATAG GTACACGCTGACGTCGCTGCAGACGGGCGCGTGCATCGGTTTCGCGCGGCGGCGGCAGGCGCGCGGCGGCCGCACAGCGCTGGACCGGCTGCACACGCCGCTGCACCGCCTGCTCACCGCGCTGCCCTACCGCTTCCTGCACGCCGCCAGCCACCGCGCGCGCGCCACCGAGGAG ATGGAGCTCGAAACCAAAGCTCATCGAACGCCCAAGGTTCTGACGAGGGACTACGAGACGAGCGGGAAGTACCCCTGGCGGAGAGCGTTCAGGAAACACCTGGCCAAGAACGCGGACCTGTGGATCTGTCCGGTGAAGCCCGGCCACGATGACGTCACGCCTCCAGCGGACCTCAAGCTCGTGAAGGCAGACCTCGAGGGGCTCGACGAAGTGAAGCCGGCGGATGTGCAAAGTGATATTAGTGATAGCGCCAGGACTATAGACGGAGTCGTGCGGGAGAACCTGAGGAACGAGATGAGGAAGCGGGCGCACAGCACCAGCAGCGACAGCAGCTACGACTCCGACCAGAGCCTGTACCCCGTCGAGAGGGAGTTCGAGAGCTTCATCAACGAGGTCAACGCTGACTG GTTACATTTCCGACCGAAAACTCCGCCGCCCTCGTCACCAGTGAGTGAGCGGCACGAGGAGCAGTTCCCGCTGTCGCTGGACACCGCCATCTCCGTGGAGCTCCGCGCCGCCGGGCCGCCGCCCCCCGACGCGCCCGACGCCTTCGTCACCGCAGACTTCACGCTCAGGGGACTCGCGCACGCGAGCCGGCACGATCTTACGG GTTTAACTGAAACTCAGATGCAGAGTATTCTATTAGAGACTGATCTCAAGGTGTTACCAGACGAGGAAACCACAAGTATCGAGCAACGAAGATCAAGTTCTGGAAAA ACGGATTCATTCGGTTCGTCCTCGATAACTGTTAGTTCCACGTCCAAAGAACGCATATACGTGGAGATGAAGGAGGTGCCTCGTCCCCCGTCCCCCTCGCCCTCTCCACCCCCCGCTCCCGTCCGGTCGGCGGCCCCCGCCCTGGCGCCCCTTCCTGCGCCGTCCCCCAACCCCCCTCCCTCCCCGGCGCCCCGCAGCGACAGGAAATTAGATCCGAAGCCCGAGCCTGCGCCCGTGCCCACACACCACATCATTGTCGAAGAGGTTAATGAG GTCCCTATAAAAATGGAGAAGAAACCCAAAAAGGAGCCACACAACAACGCCGTCGAAGAACTCCAGTACCCGCACGGCGTCCAACTGAAGACCGTTCAAACGAAACATTCGCCCCTGAAGAAGCACATCATAACCGCGCAGAGACGTCCCAGCGAGCTCGCGGCCGCCAGTGTCAATGCCGGTGTCGTGACCAGCGCCGGCGTGTCGGTGGCCAGCGCCGCCACCTCCGCCCCCGGACAGCAGGACGCTCCGGCTCCTCAGATACTAACGGTCGCGGTCTCCGATAGCCTCAAG GTCCGTCTCCAGAACCACATAGTGCCGGGGCAGGCGGGCGTGCTGGTGCAGAACGGGCCCTACTCGCAGGTGGCGGTCGCGCTGCCCGTGCAGTCCGTGCACACCGTGCAGGCCGCGCGCGACAGCG GCGTGTCGAGCGTGTCGAGCGGGCGGCGCGTGGGCGGCGGGCTGGTGCAGCTGGGCGCGCACAAGGTGGTGGGCGGGCAGCCCGCGCCGCTCGTGGTCACGCACGCGCACTCGCCCGGCAAGCTGAAGGTGCTGCACGCGCACTCCCTCACGCACGAGCAGCGCGCGCAGCTCCTCGCGCACAGCCGCGCGCAGCCGCTGCCCGCCGTCGTGTCGCTCGCCGCGCTGCACGACAAGCGCCCCGCGCCCGCCGTCGCGCAGCTCTTCGAGATCAAGGGCGGCCAGCTCGTCAACGTGGTGCGCCCCGCGCCGCCAGACAAGAAGCGCCAGTACGTCACCGGACTCAGCGTCGACGGGCGCCAGATCGTGCGCGCGCCCCTGCAGCTCCGCCGCGCTCAGCTGCCGCCGCAGCGCACCGTCGTCGCCAACGTGCTGCACAAGGCAGTGCTGCCCAAGCCCGGACAGAAGATCGCCATCTCCGCGCCCGCCCGCCCCGCGCTCGCCTTCACCGCCGCACACCTCAAGGGCCGACACGCGCGCCTGCTGCACCCCTGCCTCGTCAACGACAGCAGCGCCGCCTCCGCAGCCGCCTCCTCCGCCTCCCCGGCGGCGACGCCCCTCGCCCCCCTcgcgcccgccgcgcccgccgacGGAGACCGCCGCACGGCCGACACGCTGCCCATGGAGGTCACGTGA